A single window of Plasmodium malariae genome assembly, chromosome: 8 DNA harbors:
- the QCR7 gene encoding cytochrome b-c1 complex subunit 7, putative produces MSLHKEICKYIIKSGSKPIQKFEYEPTKRKTSKITELFKKFIFPSYFKFIRAPYERWQFCATTKFLREHGLMYDDMYSDKDPVIERAISLLPKDIQIKRYRRMLRGTHINFLRLYLHPSEQNYDPYIPYLAPYIEEAKFQLQEEEELLGYHPYDRRLYTGGTTGFGDLEPGMHFLVSIPNLYGAAIPHTKKK; encoded by the exons ATGTCTCTGCATAAAgaaatttgtaaatatattataaaatcgGGTTCAAAACCTATTCAAAAATTTGAATATGAACCTACTAAGAGAAAAACTAGCAAAATAACAGAGctttttaagaaatttatttttccttcttattttaaatttatccGAGCTCCATATGAAAGGTGGCAATTTTGTGCAacaacaaaatttttaagagAGCATG GGTTGATGTATGATGATATGTACAGCGATAAAGACCCAGTTATTGAAAGAGCAATTTCTTTATTACCAAAagatatacaaataaaaagatatagaaGAATGTTAAGGGGTACccatataaattttctaaGACTATATTTACACCCCTCAGAACAAAATTACGACCCATATATACCTTACCTTGCTCCATATATTGAAGAAGCAAAATTTCAATTacaagaagaagaagaattaTTGGGTTATCATCCTTACGATAGAAGGTTATATACTGGTGGTACAACTGGTTTCGGTGATTTGGAGCCTGGTATGCATTTTCTCGTTTCAATTCCGAATCTTTATGGAGCAGCTATTCCTCatacgaaaaaaaagtaa
- the HGPRT gene encoding hypoxanthine-guanine phosphoribosyltransferase, putative: MFMKRLFPGAGEDALDPIYIKDDDGYDIDTFLVPVHYKSYLTKVLIPNGILKNRIEKLAFDIKRVYRNEEFHVICLLKGSRGFFSALLKYLNRIHNYSSSESPKHLYIEHYVRVKSYSNDHSSDRLEIVSEDLSCLKDKHVLIVEDIIDTGKTLLKFCEYLKKFEVKTVAVTCLFIKRTPLWNGFKADFVGFSIPDAFVVGYSLDYNEIFRDLDHLCLVNEEGLKKFKNMNL; this comes from the exons atgtttatgAAAAGATTATT TCCAGGAGCAGGAGAAGATGCACTCGACCCAATTTACATAAAGGATGATGATGGTTACGATATTGATACCTTTTTAGTGCCTGTTCACtataaa AGCTATCTGACGAAAGTGTTAATTCCAAAtggaattttaaaaaatagaatagaaaaattagCTTTTGATATAAAAAGGGTATATAGAAACGAGGAGTTTCATGTGATTTGCTTATTGAAAGGGTCAAGAGGATTCTTTAGTGCTctcttaaaatatttaaatagaaTTCATAATTACAGTTCGAGTGAATCACCAAAACACTTATATATTGAACATTATGTACGTGTTAAATCGTATTCTAATGATCATTCGTCGGATAGACTTGAAATAGTGAGTGAGGACTTATCTTGTTTAAAAGATAAACATGTTTTAATTGTAGAAGATATAATAGATACAGGTAAAACattgttaaaattttgtgaatatttaaaaaagtttgAAGTTAAAACAGTTGCAGTTACTtgcttatttattaaaagaacaCCTTTGTGGAATGGCTTTAAGGCAGACTTCGTTGGGTTCTCTATACCAGATGCTTTTGTTGTAGGATATAGCTTAgattataatgaaatatttaggGACCTTGATCACTTATGTTTAGTTAATGAAGAGGGATTAAAgaagtttaaaaatatgaacctTTGA